A window of Nitrospirota bacterium contains these coding sequences:
- a CDS encoding PIN domain-containing protein — MNVIVDTSVWSLALRRKSSQTTPPVEKLTDLIQNEENIFLLGVVLQELLQGIKFSKDFARLLEQLFPFPLIEPHRKDYIEAARLRNHCSSKGVQAGTIDFLIASICIRYDCYLLTTDHDFNSIAGCSTLKLLK, encoded by the coding sequence ATGAATGTTATTGTCGATACCTCTGTCTGGTCATTGGCGCTTCGCAGAAAATCAAGCCAGACCACTCCTCCCGTTGAAAAACTGACCGACTTGATTCAAAATGAGGAAAATATTTTTCTGTTAGGAGTTGTTTTACAGGAGCTTTTACAGGGGATTAAATTTTCAAAAGATTTTGCCCGTTTATTAGAACAGCTTTTCCCCTTTCCACTTATTGAGCCTCATCGTAAAGATTATATTGAAGCCGCACGTCTTAGAAACCATTGTTCTTCGAAAGGAGTTCAGGCGGGTACGATCGATTTTTTAATTGCCTCTATTTGTATCAGGTATGACTGTTACCTTTTGACGACAGATCACGATTTCAATTCGATTGCGGGGTGCTCCACCCTCAAGCTTTTAAAATAA
- a CDS encoding type II toxin-antitoxin system VapB family antitoxin has protein sequence MATNLALDDRLIEEAKLLGGHKTKKEAVTDALKEYIHRHKQKKILELFGTLEWDPIYDYKKSRLKR, from the coding sequence ATGGCAACGAATCTTGCCCTGGATGACCGGCTGATTGAAGAGGCAAAACTGTTGGGTGGCCATAAAACAAAAAAAGAGGCGGTGACCGATGCTCTCAAAGAATATATTCATCGTCATAAACAGAAAAAGATTCTGGAGTTATTTGGAACATTGGAATGGGATCCCATATACGATTATAAAAAATCCAGATTGAAACGATGA
- a CDS encoding type II toxin-antitoxin system Phd/YefM family antitoxin, which yields MKTISITKARSSFYKLIDETAESHTPVKISGKLHNAILIGEEDWSAIEETLFLLSIPGMRESIIKGMQTPIEKCADKLKW from the coding sequence ATGAAAACGATTTCGATTACAAAAGCTCGTTCTTCCTTTTATAAACTTATCGATGAGACGGCGGAATCACACACTCCCGTTAAAATTTCGGGTAAACTGCATAACGCTATTCTGATAGGGGAAGAGGACTGGTCCGCCATTGAAGAAACTTTATTTCTGCTTTCTATTCCTGGAATGCGAGAATCAATTATTAAAGGAATGCAAACCCCAATAGAAAAATGTGCTGACAAGTTAAAGTGGTAA